One window of the Camelus ferus isolate YT-003-E chromosome 12, BCGSAC_Cfer_1.0, whole genome shotgun sequence genome contains the following:
- the TSFM gene encoding elongation factor Ts, mitochondrial: MSLLRSLRLCLAARTGSCPAGPLLLQSPQPWHTFHAGPWLSSSASSKELLMKLRRKTGYSFVNCKKALETCGGDLKQAESWLHKQAQKEGWSKAAKLRGRKTKEGLIGLLQEGNTSVLVEVNCETDFVSRNLKFQQLVQQVALGTLLHCQSLKDQLSTYSKGFLSSSELSELPAGPEREGALKDQLALAIGKLGENMTLKRAAWVKVPAGFYVGSYVHGAMQSPSLHNLVLGKYGALVVCETSERKANLEDLGRRLGQHVVGMAPLSVGSLDDEPGGEAETKMLSQPYLLDPSITLGQYVQPQGVSVVDFVRFECGEGEEAAEAE; the protein is encoded by the exons ATGTCGCTTCTGCGGTCGCTGCGCCTCTGCCTGGCCGCGCGGACCGGGAGCTGCCCG GCGGGGCCCCTTCTGCTTCAGTCGCCGCAGCCATGGCACACGTTTCACGCTGGGCCCTGGCTGTCGTCCTCGGCCTCCAGCAAGGAGCTCCTCATGAAGCTGCGGCGGAAAACTGGCTACTCCTTTGTAAACTGCAAGAAAGCTCTGGAGACTTGTGGCGGGGATCTCAAACag gCTGAGAGCTGGCTCCACAAGCAGGCCCAGAAGGAGGGCTGGAGTAAAGCTGCCAAGCTCCGTGGGAGGAAGACTAAAGAAGGCCTGATTGGGTTGCTGCAGGAAGGAAACACGAGTGTGTTAGTAGAG GTAAACTGTGAGACAGATTTtgtttcaagaaatttaaaatttcaacagtTGGTCCAGCAAGTAGCGCTGGGGACCCTTTTGCATTGTCAGAGCCTAAAGGATCAACTCTCCACGTACAGTAAA GGCTTCTTGAGTTCCTCTGAGCTCTCTGAGCTTCCAGCTGGGCCTGAGAGAGAAGGTGCTCTCAAGGATCAGCTGGCCTTAGCAATTG ggaaactgggagaaaacatgACTCTTAAACGAGCTGCATGGGTGAAGGTGCCAGCTGGGTTCTATGTTGGCTCTTATGTCCATGGGGCAATGCAAAGCCCCTCGCTCCACAACCTGGTGCTGGGGAAGTACGGGGCCCTGGTCGTCTGTGAGACGTCCGAGCGGAAAGCAAACCTTGAAGACCTTGGCCGCCGCCTTGGGCAGCACGTGGTGGGCATGGCCCCTCTCTCTGTGGGCTCCCTGGACGATgagcctgggggagaggcagaaaCCAAGATGCTGTCCCAGCCGTACTTGCTGGACCCCTCCATCACACTGGGTCAGTATGTGCAGCCCCAAGGAGTGTCTGTGGTAGACTTTGTGCGGTTTGAATGTGGAGAAGGTGAAGAGGCAGCGGAGGCCGAGTAG